Genomic segment of Triticum aestivum cultivar Chinese Spring chromosome 6A, IWGSC CS RefSeq v2.1, whole genome shotgun sequence:
TGCCGGCATGGTCCTTCCACGAAGCATCTTCCTCAAAGCTACACGGCTGGTCGGCTACTCTTTCTCACCCATCCACCTCCTCCTGCTCTCTCTGGCCCTCCTGGCCATGGTGGCAGCCGTCGTGAACCGCCCACGCGCCGTGTACCTTGTCGATTATGCTTGCTTCCTTCCCAGTCCCACCTGGCGTTTCCCTAACTCCACACTCATCGAGTACGCTCACCTCGTACCCGCGTTCGCGGACGATCGCACAGTCGGCTTCGCCATGCGGGTGCTCGGAAGCAGCGGTCTCGGCGATGAGACCAGCCTGCCCCCCGGCGACCACTACATCCCGCCAGACAACAACTTGGTCGTTGCCCGAGCCGAGGCGGAGCTGGTCATCTTCTCGGCCATCGACGACCTGTTCGCCAAGGCAGGCGTCACCCCTGATGCCGTCGGCATTGTCGTCATCAACTGCAGCGTCTTCGCCCCCGTGCCGTCCCTCAGCGACATGATCGTCAACAGATACAAACTCCGCAGCGATGTCCGCTGTGTAAATCTGTCTGGGATGGGCTGTAGCGCGGGGGTGATCTCGGTGGGGCTCGCTGCCGGCCTACTTCGTGCAGCGCCCCACGGTGTTGCTGCTGCTCACGCTCTGGTCGTGTCCACGGAGACCATCACGCCCAACCTGTACCTCGGCAGGGAGCGCTCCATGCTGCTGTCCAACATGCTCTTTCGGGTGGGCGGCGCCGCCGTGCTGCTGTCCACGTCCAAGGACAGGGCGCGGTTTCGACTCGCCCACCTCGTGCGGACGATCACCGGCGGCGAGCAGGACAGCTCCTACCGGTGCATCTTccaggaggaggacgacgaaggcAACTTGGGAGTCAAACTTTCCAGGGACCTCATGTGCGTCGCCGGTGCCGCGCTCGAGGCCAACATCACAGGCCTTGGCCCGCTGGTGCTCCCCTTCTTCGAGCAGCTGCGCTTCGTCGCCAACAAACTGCTGCTCAAGCTGGGCCGGCGAGGCGGCGTGAAGGTGAAGCCTTACGTCCCCGACTTGTGCAAGGCGTTCCATCACGTGTGCATCCATGCAGGGGGGCGTGCGGTCGTCGACGAGGTCCAGTCTAGCCTCGGGCTGTCGGAGGAGCACGTGGAGCCGTCTCGCATGGCGCTTCACCGGTTCGGCAACACGTCGAGCAGCTCGGTGTGGTACGAGATGGCGTACCTCGAGGCCAATGGCCGGGTGCGGAAGGGCGACCGTGTGTGGATGGTTGGCCTCGGAGCTGGGGTCAAGTGCAACAGCGCCGTCTGGGAGTGCATCGGCCCGGCAACCCAGCTGGACAAGGCGTGGGCGGGATGCATACATCGCTACCCAATCAACGTCCCTCATGCCAACGTCAACATGGCAGCTGAGAGCGATCCCATAATTGCAGTGTAAATCGGCGATAAAACGTACAGGGGTACTCATTTCTTTACGGGTGTTTTGTCACGAAAATCGTCAACAATCACAATAAATATCTCGTTTGTTTTGGTATTTCATTTACCAAGCGTGCGGTCATGGTGCATGAACCGTACGTATATATACTTTGATTGTAATGTTCTTGTATTTTGTGCAAAGTCTAGCATTTGGCTTCCTTTTTACCTTGCAGTCTTGTCAGGTCGCTGTGTATATGGCTTGTATtatgatctttatgatatgaataagATATGTATTACTATATATGTGGAAAAAAAACCGTTCATCGATTTTCGCAAGCTAGTCTATCCAGGACACATTAATCATTCTTCAAGTGCGACTTGCAGCGGATAACAGATCTTGTATCCGtattctcgcaaaaaaaaagatcTTGTATCCGTAAAAAGGTGGAGAAGTTTGGGTGAAAACTGTTGCCAACATATCCGTAAACCTGAAATAAATTTACAAAATAATGTAAACTTGGCCCCAACTTCCCTCTAGTTTAAGGATGCGCCGCCGCCATCTTGTCGCTACCACCCGCTGCTGTCGCCATACCAAGGCCGTCAAGcatctcactgactggtgggcccaaggCCGTTATTTAGTTTT
This window contains:
- the LOC123129986 gene encoding 3-ketoacyl-CoA synthase 5, whose translation is MAMAMGLSPLSKQLFPIVAGMVLPRSIFLKATRLVGYSFSPIHLLLLSLALLAMVAAVVNRPRAVYLVDYACFLPSPTWRFPNSTLIEYAHLVPAFADDRTVGFAMRVLGSSGLGDETSLPPGDHYIPPDNNLVVARAEAELVIFSAIDDLFAKAGVTPDAVGIVVINCSVFAPVPSLSDMIVNRYKLRSDVRCVNLSGMGCSAGVISVGLAAGLLRAAPHGVAAAHALVVSTETITPNLYLGRERSMLLSNMLFRVGGAAVLLSTSKDRARFRLAHLVRTITGGEQDSSYRCIFQEEDDEGNLGVKLSRDLMCVAGAALEANITGLGPLVLPFFEQLRFVANKLLLKLGRRGGVKVKPYVPDLCKAFHHVCIHAGGRAVVDEVQSSLGLSEEHVEPSRMALHRFGNTSSSSVWYEMAYLEANGRVRKGDRVWMVGLGAGVKCNSAVWECIGPATQLDKAWAGCIHRYPINVPHANVNMAAESDPIIAV